A region of Myxococcus stipitatus DSM 14675 DNA encodes the following proteins:
- a CDS encoding SDR family NAD(P)-dependent oxidoreductase, producing the protein MSTREVEGVLQRHLARILQEPAENIDLARSLSELGLDSVGYVDLARFIRETLGVPLSVETLYEFNSLRETAAHLASLMPSAAAPSGAEASPLPAAEPVRETPPEPSVDEHDVAIVGVGLRVPGAKNLEELWSLVSRGDSMLREFPLERVAVPEAPSPMPGYLRGGFAEDVDAFDAAFFGISPREALAMDPQQRLLMECAWHTFEDGGYGPERLSGTNTAVYVGASSFDYYELLLQTQAARTTHIGTGISHAILANRISQYFNLKGASDSVDTACSSSLVALHRGVQALRSQECDLALVGGVNVLASRTPFQVFADAGMLSPQGLCRPFDDSAAGYVRGEGVACVVLKRASAALRDSDRILAIIKGGAVRHSGRTHSLTAPNPDAQAEVIGAALKDARVDASSIGYVEAHGTGTALGDPVEVRGLKKAFARPQAAPDAAPHFYIGSVKAQVGHLEAAAGLAGLLKVVAALAHQAIPGSPYLTQLNRHVDLSDARFRIPSHVLPWDGSRGEVTPPVSPRRAGVSSFGFGGVNAHVVLEEAPALPVRTATARPRLFLLSARTSEALEAQGLQLARHLSERTFADMGTEQSFLEDVAFTLRHGRHALAHRAALVARSVGELVERLGRLTRDAGGTSPEVLTGVAQGEPQSIQELFASEQALQAHLGEMAARGELHKLARLWTQGLGIDWAQVLPRDGAALVALPGYPFARERFWVRRAQGETTAAPLAPRAPAVAFYTPRWVPRPLPAPQGNVSGSLVALVDGERGRSTASMLARLLPLCTVKITPCPSAQTSAQTAATELLQRIGSPGAVVDLTPLDENLYQDSGRVLRKLEFLRHVTGGALRRGEPLSLVQATLGLQRASASSLAGAQDAGSAGLHKASASSLAGAQDAGFFKHFSAEYRRCRSKTVDVPAEDFSAEVLAAQLAHELEHHDGEGEVAYFGGQRLTRELERASVPTDLATPERGENDVALITGGLGDIGLRVAQDLAERGFRALLLTGRREPSADKRAVLEALERQGTTVVLYRGALEDEHALGQALAAFRARHGAITHVFHCAGAVDRKSPAFFQKTAESMAEVMSPKVDALHVLHRLFESQPPRAFVLFSSLSSVASRVAAGVLDYAAANRFMDHFAQHQHALGRRYYHSIQWTRWQELGMARGAHESQGGGQPLAVDLCLAALRHVLATGQTWGPTVCVLAEGDTVLQAAPAPEPRRASTVATPAPREAAPRAGLDAIRSRLRAIAAKELETDESKLDDHVPFEEMGIDSIVMMGLVSQLETWLGRTVDPEAVIRAGTLAEVTRYLATLAPAEALAAPPPPAPEPAAPLAAAPLATSKGDGPFRVAIIGMACHFPEAPDKETFWRNLVSGKDCVSQVPSSRWDTRALYSAQHQPGKSISQWGGFIQGIEWLDPTLFSVSAEEAASIDPLIRLFTECSLAAVLDSPYEREGLKGKRVGVFAGARSGSYAERIAVPGKHSVSGIGQNFISAYVSHLLDLRGPSLVLDSACSSSLAAVHLACQSLRSGDSELAIAGGVEVLLEEKVYQFLSAAHALSPDGRCRTFDARANGFVPGEGVGCVLLKPLDRALADGDPIYAVLDGGAMNNDGSTLGVTTPGVEGQVDVISRALGNAGLSPRSISYVEAHGTGTMIGDPIELRALARAFAHEPPERCAIGSVKTNFGHLLSAAGVASLIKVALCLHHRTLVPTLHCEQVNPRFEFDRTPFRPQREAQSWEVSSGPRRAGISSFGFGKTNVHLILGERPEQAARPQDLEAARRPIPDDARVFAWHPTRPTPPPLSIPSSTGDGLLELEGVSIEEFEQVDRSMQ; encoded by the coding sequence ATGAGCACCCGGGAGGTCGAAGGGGTGTTGCAGCGCCACCTCGCCCGCATCCTCCAGGAGCCCGCCGAGAACATCGACCTCGCGCGCTCCCTGAGCGAGCTGGGCCTGGACTCCGTCGGCTATGTCGACCTCGCCAGGTTCATCCGCGAGACGCTGGGTGTCCCGCTGTCGGTCGAGACGCTCTACGAGTTCAACTCGCTGCGAGAGACCGCCGCGCACCTCGCCTCGCTCATGCCCTCCGCCGCCGCTCCGAGCGGCGCGGAGGCAAGTCCCCTGCCCGCGGCCGAGCCCGTGCGCGAGACCCCGCCCGAGCCGTCCGTGGATGAGCACGATGTGGCGATTGTCGGCGTCGGGCTGAGGGTGCCTGGAGCGAAGAACCTGGAGGAGCTCTGGTCGCTGGTGTCCCGGGGTGACTCCATGCTGCGGGAGTTCCCCCTGGAGCGCGTCGCGGTGCCCGAGGCGCCGAGCCCCATGCCGGGCTACCTGCGCGGAGGCTTCGCCGAGGACGTGGACGCCTTCGATGCCGCCTTCTTCGGCATCTCTCCTCGCGAGGCGCTCGCGATGGACCCGCAGCAGCGCCTGCTGATGGAGTGCGCCTGGCATACCTTCGAGGATGGAGGCTATGGGCCCGAGCGGCTCTCCGGCACGAACACCGCCGTCTACGTGGGCGCCTCCAGCTTCGACTACTACGAGCTGCTGCTCCAGACGCAGGCGGCGCGCACCACGCACATCGGGACGGGCATCAGCCACGCCATCCTGGCCAACCGCATCTCCCAGTACTTCAACCTCAAGGGCGCCAGCGACTCCGTCGACACGGCCTGCTCCAGCTCGCTCGTGGCCCTGCACCGTGGCGTGCAGGCCCTGCGGAGCCAGGAGTGTGACCTGGCGCTCGTGGGCGGGGTCAACGTGCTCGCGTCGCGCACCCCCTTCCAGGTGTTCGCCGACGCGGGGATGCTCAGCCCGCAGGGCCTCTGCCGGCCGTTCGACGACTCGGCGGCGGGTTATGTCCGGGGCGAGGGCGTCGCGTGCGTGGTGCTCAAGCGCGCCAGCGCCGCGCTCCGGGACTCGGACCGCATCCTGGCCATCATCAAGGGCGGCGCCGTGCGGCACAGCGGGCGGACGCACTCGCTCACCGCGCCCAACCCGGATGCACAGGCGGAGGTCATCGGCGCGGCCCTGAAGGACGCCCGGGTGGACGCCTCCAGCATCGGCTACGTGGAGGCGCATGGCACCGGCACCGCCCTGGGAGACCCCGTCGAGGTGCGCGGCCTGAAGAAGGCCTTCGCCCGTCCCCAGGCCGCGCCGGACGCGGCGCCCCACTTCTACATCGGGAGCGTGAAGGCCCAGGTGGGCCACCTGGAGGCGGCCGCGGGGCTCGCGGGCCTGCTCAAGGTGGTGGCCGCGCTGGCGCATCAAGCCATCCCCGGCAGCCCCTACCTCACCCAGCTCAACCGCCATGTCGACTTGAGCGACGCCCGCTTCCGCATCCCCTCCCACGTCCTCCCTTGGGACGGCTCACGGGGCGAGGTGACGCCGCCGGTGTCCCCGCGCCGCGCGGGCGTGAGCTCGTTCGGCTTTGGCGGCGTCAACGCCCACGTGGTGCTCGAGGAGGCCCCCGCCCTGCCCGTGCGGACGGCGACGGCGCGGCCTCGGCTGTTCCTGCTCTCGGCGCGCACCTCGGAGGCGCTCGAGGCGCAGGGCCTCCAGCTCGCACGGCATCTGTCCGAGAGGACCTTCGCGGACATGGGCACGGAGCAGTCCTTCCTGGAAGACGTCGCGTTCACCCTGCGCCACGGTCGTCATGCCCTCGCGCACCGGGCCGCCCTCGTGGCCCGGTCCGTGGGGGAGCTGGTGGAGCGGCTCGGCCGCCTCACGCGCGACGCGGGTGGCACCAGCCCGGAGGTCCTCACGGGCGTGGCCCAGGGCGAGCCCCAGAGCATCCAGGAGCTGTTCGCGAGCGAGCAGGCGCTCCAGGCGCACCTGGGTGAGATGGCGGCGCGCGGGGAGCTGCACAAGCTCGCGCGGCTCTGGACCCAGGGGCTCGGCATCGACTGGGCCCAGGTCCTCCCTCGCGACGGCGCCGCGCTCGTGGCCCTGCCTGGGTATCCGTTCGCGCGAGAGCGCTTCTGGGTGCGACGTGCCCAGGGAGAGACCACGGCGGCGCCGCTCGCGCCCCGTGCCCCGGCGGTCGCCTTCTACACGCCGCGCTGGGTGCCCAGGCCGCTGCCCGCACCGCAGGGAAACGTGAGCGGCTCGCTCGTGGCCCTGGTCGACGGGGAGCGAGGCCGGAGCACCGCGAGCATGCTCGCGCGCCTGTTGCCCCTGTGCACCGTCAAGATCACGCCGTGTCCGTCGGCGCAGACGAGCGCGCAGACCGCCGCGACGGAGCTGCTCCAGCGCATCGGCTCACCGGGCGCGGTGGTGGACCTCACGCCGCTCGATGAGAACCTCTACCAGGACAGCGGGCGAGTGCTCCGCAAGCTGGAGTTCCTGCGCCATGTGACGGGCGGGGCCCTGCGACGAGGCGAGCCGCTGAGCCTGGTGCAGGCGACGCTCGGGTTGCAGAGGGCCTCCGCTTCGTCCCTGGCGGGCGCGCAGGACGCCGGCTCCGCGGGGTTGCACAAGGCTTCCGCTTCGTCCCTGGCGGGCGCGCAGGATGCCGGCTTCTTCAAGCACTTCTCCGCGGAGTACCGGCGCTGTCGCAGCAAGACGGTGGACGTTCCCGCCGAGGACTTCAGCGCCGAGGTGCTGGCGGCGCAGCTGGCGCACGAGCTGGAGCACCATGACGGCGAAGGCGAGGTGGCCTACTTCGGCGGCCAGCGCCTCACCCGCGAGCTGGAGCGCGCGAGCGTCCCGACGGACCTGGCCACCCCGGAGCGCGGCGAAAACGACGTCGCGCTCATCACCGGAGGCCTGGGTGACATCGGCCTGCGCGTGGCCCAGGACCTCGCGGAGCGAGGCTTCCGCGCGCTCCTGCTGACCGGCCGCCGTGAGCCGTCCGCGGACAAGCGCGCCGTGCTCGAGGCGCTCGAGCGACAGGGCACGACGGTGGTCCTGTACCGGGGCGCGCTGGAGGACGAGCACGCGCTCGGACAGGCACTGGCGGCCTTCCGCGCCCGCCACGGCGCCATCACCCATGTCTTCCACTGCGCCGGCGCCGTGGACCGCAAGTCTCCCGCCTTCTTCCAGAAGACGGCGGAGTCCATGGCGGAGGTGATGTCTCCCAAGGTCGACGCGCTCCACGTGCTGCATCGCCTGTTCGAGAGCCAACCGCCGCGCGCCTTCGTGCTCTTCTCTTCGCTGTCCTCGGTGGCGTCACGCGTCGCCGCGGGTGTGCTGGACTACGCGGCCGCGAACCGCTTCATGGACCACTTCGCCCAGCACCAGCATGCGCTGGGGCGCCGCTACTACCACTCCATCCAGTGGACACGCTGGCAGGAGCTGGGCATGGCGCGCGGCGCGCACGAGTCCCAGGGCGGTGGACAGCCGCTCGCGGTGGACCTGTGCCTGGCGGCGCTGCGCCATGTCCTCGCCACCGGACAGACGTGGGGCCCCACGGTCTGCGTCCTCGCGGAGGGTGACACCGTCCTCCAGGCCGCCCCCGCGCCCGAGCCGCGCCGGGCCTCGACTGTCGCCACACCCGCGCCTCGCGAGGCCGCACCTCGAGCAGGGCTGGACGCCATCCGCTCGCGGCTGCGCGCCATCGCGGCGAAGGAGCTGGAGACGGACGAGTCCAAGCTGGACGACCATGTCCCCTTCGAGGAGATGGGCATCGACTCCATCGTGATGATGGGGCTGGTGAGCCAGCTCGAGACGTGGCTCGGCCGCACGGTGGACCCCGAGGCCGTCATCCGCGCGGGGACGCTGGCGGAGGTCACGCGCTATCTCGCGACGCTGGCCCCCGCGGAAGCCCTCGCCGCGCCGCCACCTCCCGCACCGGAGCCCGCCGCGCCCCTCGCCGCCGCCCCGCTCGCGACGAGCAAGGGCGACGGGCCCTTCCGGGTCGCCATCATCGGCATGGCGTGTCACTTCCCCGAGGCGCCGGACAAGGAGACCTTCTGGCGCAACCTGGTCTCGGGCAAGGACTGCGTGAGCCAGGTCCCCAGCTCGCGCTGGGACACCCGCGCGCTCTACTCAGCCCAGCATCAGCCGGGCAAGTCCATCAGCCAGTGGGGCGGCTTCATCCAAGGCATCGAGTGGCTGGACCCCACCCTCTTCAGCGTCAGCGCCGAGGAGGCCGCGAGCATCGACCCGCTCATCCGCCTGTTCACCGAGTGCAGCCTGGCGGCGGTGCTGGACTCGCCCTATGAGCGCGAGGGCCTCAAGGGCAAGCGCGTGGGCGTCTTCGCCGGAGCACGCTCCGGCAGCTACGCCGAGCGCATCGCCGTCCCCGGCAAGCACAGCGTCTCCGGCATCGGGCAGAACTTCATCTCCGCGTATGTCTCCCACCTGCTGGACCTGCGCGGGCCCAGCCTCGTGCTGGACTCGGCGTGCTCCTCTTCGCTCGCGGCCGTGCATCTGGCGTGTCAGAGCCTGCGCAGCGGCGACTCGGAGCTCGCCATCGCGGGCGGCGTGGAGGTGCTGCTCGAGGAGAAGGTGTACCAGTTCCTGAGCGCGGCCCACGCGCTGTCTCCCGACGGGAGATGCCGCACGTTCGACGCACGCGCCAACGGCTTCGTCCCTGGCGAGGGCGTGGGCTGCGTGCTGCTCAAGCCCCTGGACCGGGCATTGGCGGATGGAGACCCCATCTACGCCGTGCTGGACGGCGGCGCGATGAACAACGACGGCAGCACCCTGGGCGTCACCACGCCTGGAGTGGAGGGCCAGGTGGACGTCATCAGCCGCGCCCTGGGCAACGCGGGCCTGTCGCCTCGGAGCATCTCCTACGTGGAGGCGCACGGCACGGGGACGATGATCGGCGACCCCATCGAGCTTCGCGCCCTGGCCCGCGCCTTCGCGCACGAGCCTCCGGAGCGATGCGCCATCGGCAGCGTGAAGACGAACTTCGGGCACCTGCTGTCGGCCGCGGGCGTGGCCAGCCTCATCAAGGTGGCGCTCTGCCTGCACCACCGCACGCTCGTCCCCACGCTGCACTGCGAGCAGGTCAACCCGCGCTTCGAGTTCGACCGCACGCCCTTCCGCCCGCAGCGCGAAGCCCAGAGCTGGGAGGTGTCCTCCGGTCCGCGGCGCGCCGGCATCAGCTCGTTCGGGTTCGGCAAGACGAACGTCCACCTCATCCTGGGTGAGCGCCCCGAGCAGGCCGCGCGACCCCAGGACCTGGAGGCGGCGCGCCGCCCCATCCCCGACGACGCCAGGGTCTTCGCCTGGCACCCCACGCGGCCCACGCCCCCTCCCCTCTCCATTCCCTCATCCACCGGGGACGGCCTGCTGGAGCTCGAGGGCGTGAGCATCGAGGAGTTCGAGCAGGTCGACAGGAGCATGCAATGA